The Gemmatimonadota bacterium nucleotide sequence GTGCTTCAGCTCAATCTTAATCACACCAACGGAAGCTTCTCCACCGTACCACGCGACTGCCTCATCCCCCTTGATGACCTCGACGCGCTCGATGTCCATCGGGTTCATGCCCTCGAACTCTTCTCGCGTAATCCGCGCGCCGTCAACGTAGAGGAGCGGCTCGTTCTGGACGGCTGTCGAGCGAACGCCGCGCAGCAAGGTCTGGCTGCCGGCGCCTATGAGGGTGACGACCAAGCCCCGGACCGGGACCGCGGTCTCGAAGAGCCGGATGTCGAGGGCGGCCGTCTCGCCTGCGACGAACGTGACCGTCTGCGTGACCGACCGGTAGCCGATCAGCTGCGCGACGACCGTGTGCTCACCGGGCGGCACCCCGAGAATCATCATCCGGCCCTCGTTGTTGCTCAGGCCGCCACGACCGGTGCCCTCCACTGAAATCTGCACCTTGGAGAGCCCCTGGTTGCTGCCTTCCGTCCTCACGATTCCAGCGAGCGTACCGGCCTGCGCCGCGATCGGCGACGCCGCGAGCGTGGCCGAGACCACGTCGACAGGCACAGAGTCGGGGCCCAACGAGAGAAAGAGGGTGCCGGAGGCAACCACGCCGACGGCCCCCCCGCCAATGATGGCCAGCACTGGGAGTAGGTCCGTGCCAGAGAGCCTCATGGTCGCCTCCTTGAATCCAACGTTGGGTCTATCTGGATACTCGCGTGCGAGCACAAGAGATCCTCACGTAGCCGTCGCCCCGCGGCGCTGTCATCCCAACGTGTCGTCGGTCGGCGCTCGGCCTAGAGCGCTTCTGCCGGCGCTCACTGGCGTCGCCCACGGATGCTTGTAGACTCGTGATGTCGAGGCCCACGGGATTCCGGAGGAAGAGAAGATGCCCAGGAAGCTGATCACGCTATTGGGTCTCGTCGCGCTGTCCGCGTGCAGTGGTAGCGCCCCAGCCGCCGAGGTCGCTGAAGAGACCCCGGTCGTCGACCTCGCCACAGCGGATCTAAAGAGCCAATTCGCCGGCGCGTGGAGGCTGGTCAGGATCGAGCGATTTGCTGCTGGTGGTGAGCTGCTGGAGCCCCCTATTGAGGACCGCCTCGGCTACATCATCTACGACCCGGCCGGCTACATGGGTGTCACGATCATGCAGCCTGACCGGCGGCCGTATGCCGGCAACCAGCGGACGCCCGAAGAGGCGCTCGCTTCCTATTCGAGCTACAGCTCGTACTTCGGCACGTTCACCGTCAACGAGGCCGAGGGGTTTCTGACGCACCACCTGGAGGGCAGTCTCAACACCCGCGGCGCCGGCTCCGACTACAAGCGTTTCTATACGTTGTCGGGGAACCGGCTGACGCTACAGCCACCCGCGGGTGGAAGCGGTAACAAGACGCAGCTCACCTGGGAAAAGCTCCCGGACTTGCCCGAGTCCGAGCTCACGGAGACGCACAAGCGGCTGTTCGGCTTCTACCGGATCGAGTCGGTTTCGCGGCGGATCGTGGACGGCGAGTCGCTCCCGGCCAACCAGTACGAAACCGCGTTCATCATCTACGCTCCCTCCGGGCACATGGCGGTGCATCTGATGCGACCGGGCCGCGAACCGTACGCCGGCACGCGGCCGACGCCCGAGGAGGCGCTGACGGCCGTACAGACGTACGGCAGCTACTTCGGTCCGTTCTCGGTGCATGAGGACGAGGGCTATCTGGTTCATCACCGGATCGGCAACCTGAGGCCGAGGCAGACCTACACCGATGCCCAACGTTTCTACGAGCTGACCGATACGCATCTCACCCTGCGACCGCCCGTCGGGACCGACAGCGAGGGCCGTCAGTTTCAAAACACGCTGAGGTGGGCACGGATCCGCGACTAGCCCCGATTGACGCGGCCGATCGTGCTCAGTTTCGCCCAGTCTGCCTTTCCTGATAACGGGCACCGCTGAGTACGTTGGCAAGAGCGTAGTTCCCCTCGTGGCAGGCGTACTCGTAGAGGTTGGCGTGAAACTTGTTGATCGGGATCTCTCCGCCCCAAGGCTCCGTGAACATCGTCGGATCGTCGACGGTGAACTCATAGACGATCGTTTCTTCGTCGACCCGAGTGAAGCGTTCGATCACAACAGCTTCCTCCGAAAGGGGGACCCCGCGGATACGCTGTTGTGGGCTGATGTCCGTGGTCTCGACCACGAGTGCGTCACCTTCCCACCGACCCCAGGAGTTGCCGAAGTACGGCCGGACGCTCTTGGCTATCGGACCAGGCTCGCCAATCCGGATGATCCGCGTGTCGTGGACCATCTCCGACATGATCATCACATAATCGGCCGTCTGTACGATGGTGTAGTTGGAGTTGTACGCACCGACGGGCTGCATGGGGGGGCCCAAGGGGGATCCGAAAAGGATGCAGCGCTCGGCGAATGGTCTCAACTCCGGGTGGTCGTATTGGCCAAATTGGCTTCTGAAGTCCCGGCGCTCCTGGCCCAGCCGCTGGGCCTCCGGTGTGCGGGCCGGAACGCGGCCGTTCGCAGGATGGGTGACTAGAGAGGTTCTGGGCTCGCCGTTGATGATGGCTATCCGCGTGCCCCGCTCCCAATAGACCTCGTTGTACTCATTGCCCGACAGTCGAGCCTCATTACTGGCCCCTTCCCGGGAGGCCCTCCCGCACTCAACTGTCCCGGGGTTCGGGGGGCACACGCCATCCCCCCGCTCCAGCTCCGCGACCTCCTCCCATGTGAACACCGGTCCCCTACCCTCTTGGCGCTCAAACGGAGTCAGCGTCGAGTTGGTCCAGTTCCCCTGAAGGTCCGGATGGCCTTCGGGTGTGCGCGGCACGACCCACTGCTCGCCGTCTGGGGCCGGGGCCTGAGCTGCCGCCGGGGAGAGAAGCGCCGCCCCAGCGATCGCTATGCACAGCCCAAGAAGCCAACTCGAATGTCGCATGTTCATCTCCCGTCCTCCAAGCCGATGGGATTGTTACGCAAAAACCCGAACAGTGGCTCTTCCACAATAGCCCGTGGTACGGGGTTTCGCTCCTCTGGTTCACGGGCCGCACGGTTTCTGGAAGGGACCACTGCCAGGAACCCGAGTGTCTCCCGCATGGCCTTGCCCGACATAGGTGCCCTCCTGAGTGGATGCTACAGGAGGCTGCGCTGGGGGAGGCGGGTAGGCAATGAGGACGAGGGCACATCGTCACAGCCGCGAATGGCCCACGACCGCCCTTCAGTGGAGGCTACCCTCGATGAGCGTCAGGACAGAGTCGGCGAGCGTCTGAAGCTGGATCAGTTCCCTCAAGTAGATTTCCTGCGTGTACACCTTGTTCCGCACTCTTCCCATTGCTGCGTCGTCACCATGTATGCGGGCCAGCGCACACGCAAAAGGCCCGGAGGCCACTTCTGTGACCACCGGGCCGATCGACTGTAACTCCCTACACTGCAACGACTACGGAGGGGGTGGGATGAGCGGCGCTTTGCGCCGCTGCGTCGCGGGTCGCCGCGTTTGGTGCTAAACGCGTCACGAGCTTGG carries:
- a CDS encoding carboxypeptidase regulatory-like domain-containing protein, producing the protein MRLSGTDLLPVLAIIGGGAVGVVASGTLFLSLGPDSVPVDVVSATLAASPIAAQAGTLAGIVRTEGSNQGLSKVQISVEGTGRGGLSNNEGRMMILGVPPGEHTVVAQLIGYRSVTQTVTFVAGETAALDIRLFETAVPVRGLVVTLIGAGSQTLLRGVRSTAVQNEPLLYVDGARITREEFEGMNPMDIERVEVIKGDEAVAWYGGEASVGVIKIELKHEAPEPISLDIPRQPVFGTPGFGRCSAGCRRRVQVLARLEPRPTPSRLGQLPGHVPGAVASPSAPVRSPGYTSSWKAW
- a CDS encoding lipocalin-like domain-containing protein; amino-acid sequence: MPRKLITLLGLVALSACSGSAPAAEVAEETPVVDLATADLKSQFAGAWRLVRIERFAAGGELLEPPIEDRLGYIIYDPAGYMGVTIMQPDRRPYAGNQRTPEEALASYSSYSSYFGTFTVNEAEGFLTHHLEGSLNTRGAGSDYKRFYTLSGNRLTLQPPAGGSGNKTQLTWEKLPDLPESELTETHKRLFGFYRIESVSRRIVDGESLPANQYETAFIIYAPSGHMAVHLMRPGREPYAGTRPTPEEALTAVQTYGSYFGPFSVHEDEGYLVHHRIGNLRPRQTYTDAQRFYELTDTHLTLRPPVGTDSEGRQFQNTLRWARIRD